In Crassostrea angulata isolate pt1a10 chromosome 6, ASM2561291v2, whole genome shotgun sequence, a genomic segment contains:
- the LOC128188404 gene encoding DNA replication licensing factor mcm4-A-like, whose amino-acid sequence MSDPLTPRRRSKRGRTEEDPSSPSQANGVEEPVTPSRRTRSGASTPSSTRSSARKTRTSQDETTSPPAKGPRIDSSPGGDLEPLPSSPQSGGISQERSLFSSPPQSRLGAPTSEIDLSSPLNYGTPSSRTGGPLTPGAAATPIRSRPDVRSDRKIRQVTIGGSDPSEPTRITSEISSDPNAGPQLVIWGTDVVVSHCKEKFKRFICKYVDTNVADDEQFEGMDISQPYYLQRLEEISLIGEPFLNINCEHLKEFDADLYRQLVNYPQEVIPTSDMAVNEMFFEKFPDAALEHQIQVRPMNADRTKNMRSLNPEDIDQLITIGGMVIRTSSLIPEMREAFFKCYVCANTTSVEIDRGRISEPVLCTNCNTNHSFALVHNRSQFTDKQMIKLQESPDDMPPGQTPHTVVMYAHNDLVDKVQPGDRVTVTGIYRATPLRVNPRMRNVKSVYKTHIDVVHFRKVHEKRLRENDDEGDGKENLINEERLKIIRELSKKPDIYERLARAIAPSIYENEDIKKGILLQLFGGCRKDFSHSGRGKFRAEINLLLCGDPGTSKSQLLQYVYNLVPRGQYTSGKGSSAVGLTAYITKDPETRQLVLQTGALVLSDNGICCIDEFDKMNDSTRSVLHEVMEQQTLSIAKAGIICSLNARTSVLAAANPVESQWNKNKTITENIQLPHTLLSRFDLIFLMLDPQDEMFDRRLGGHLVSLYFKTHEDEEDENLDMSILKDYLTYAKKYIHPKISESAGQTLIESYVNMRKMGSGRGQISAYPRQLESLIRLSEAHARMRLSEIVEVADVEEAKRLYREALKQAAVDPSTGKIDITILTTGLSGAARKRKAEITQALKKIIQGKGKVSTLKHQKLYEEFRENSDFAITKDMFDDALKELQEEDFLIVTNKLIRLCQ is encoded by the exons ATGTCTGACCCACTAACCCCCCGCCGTAGAAGTAAGAGAGGGAGAACAGAAGAGGACCCCTCCTCCCCTTCCCAAGCTAATGGCGTGGAGGAACCAGTGACAC CATCCAGAAGAACAAGATCAGGTGCTTCCACTC catCATCAACCAGAAGTAGTGCTAGAAAGACTCGCACCTCTCAGGATGAAACAACTTCTCCTCCGGCCAAAGGTCCCAGGATCGACAGTTCCCCTGGAGGTGATCTTGAACCACTCCCATCGTCACCTCAATCAGGGGGGATTAGTCAGGAAAGGTCCTTGTTTTCAAGTCCACCACAGTCTAGACTTGGGG ctcCAACAAGTGAAATTGATTTGAGTTCACCATTGAACTATGGGACCCCAAGTTCAAGAACAGGGGGACCTTTGACCCCAGGAGCTGCTGCCACGCCAATCCGATCTCGACCTGATGTTAGGAGCGACCGGAAAATCCGCCAAGTTACCATTGGAGGATCAGATCCTAGT GAACCAACAAGAATTACAAGTGAAATCAGCAGCGACCCCAACGCTGGCCCCCAGTTGGTCATATGGGGCACCGACGTTGTGGTCAGTCACTGCAAGGAGAAGTTCAAGAGGTTCATCTGCAAGTATGTGGATACGAATGTTGCTGACGATGAACAGTTTGAAGGGATGGACATATCACAGCCATACTACTTGCAAAGGCTGGAAGAG aTAAGTCTAATTGGAGAACCTTTCCTGAATATAAACTGCGAACATCTGAAGGAGTTTGATGCAGACCTGTACAGACAACTAGTGAATTACCCCCAGGAGGTTATCCCCACATCTGACATGGCTgtcaatgaaatgttttttgaGAAGTTTCCTGACGCAGCACTTGAGCATCAAATTCAAGTTCGACCAATGAACGCCGATCGCACCAAAAATATGAGGTCTCTAAATCCTGAAG ACATTGATCAGCTTATCACCATCGGTGGAATGGTGATCAGGACCAGCTCTTTGATCCCTGAGATGAGGGAGGCCTTCTTTAAGTGCTATGTCTGTGCTAACACAACCTCGGTGGAGATTGACCGTGGCCGCATTTCTGAGCCGGTCCTCTGTACAAACTGCAACACCAATCATTCCTTCGCTCTGGTTCATAATCGATCCCAGTTCACTGACAAACAGATGATCAAACTGCAAGAATCACCAG ATGACATGCCTCCTGGTCAGACTCCACACACAGTGGTTATGTACGCTCACAACGACCTTGTGGACAAAGTCCAGCCTGGAGACAGGGTGACGGTCACCGGAATCTACAGAGCGACGCCCCTCAGGGTCAACCCCAGGATGAGGAACGTCAAGTCGGTGTACAAAACCCACATTGATGTAGTCCACTTCAGAAAGGTGCATGAGAAAAGACTTCGAGAAAATGATGACGAAGGAGATGG GAAAGAGAATTTGATCAATGAAGAGAGATTGAAAATAATCAGAGAATTGTCCAAAAAACCAGATATTTATGAACGTCTAGCTAGAGCAATAG CTCcaagtatttatgaaaatgaggACATCAAAAAAGGAATACTTCTTCAGTTGTTTGGAGGCTGCAGGAAAGATTTCTCACATTCAGGTCGAGGAAAATTtag AGCCGAGATCAATCTCCTGCTGTGTGGAGACCCTGGTACCAGCAAGTCACAGCTGCTTCAGTATGTGTATAACTTGGTGCCCCGAGGTCAGTATACCTCGGGTAAAGGATCCAGTGCAGTGGGTCTCACAGCATACATCACTAAAGACCCAGAGACAAGACAACTTGTCTTGCAAAC GGGAGCATTGGTGTTGAGTGACAATGGAATCTGCTGCATTGATGAGTTTGACAAGATGAATGACAGCACTAGATCAGTCCTACATGAAGTCATG GAACAACAAACCTTGTCCATTGCGAAGGCTGGTATCATTTGTTCCCTGAATGCCAGGACCTCTGTCCTAGCCGCAGCCAATCCTGTTGAGTCGCAGtggaacaaaaataaaacaatcacaGAGAACATCCAGCTCCCCCATACCCTGCTGTCAAG atttgatttgattttcctGATGCTGGACCCACAAGATGAAATGTTTGACCGGCGTTTGGGAGGCCATCTTGTATCTCTCTATTTCAAAACCCATGAAGATGAGGAGGATGAAAATTTG GACATGAGTATTTTGAAGGATTACCTTACATATGCCAAGAAATACATTCACCCTAAGATCAGTGAGTCGGCAGGACAGACCCTGATCGAGTCGTACGTCAACATGAGGAAAATGGGCAGTGGGAGGGGACAGATCTCAGCGTATCCCAGACAACTGGAATCTCTCATCAGATTGTCCGAGGCTCATGCCAGAATGAGGCTGTCAGAAATTGTGGAAGTAGCTGATGTGGAGGAAGCCAAAAG GTTGTACAGAGAGGCTCTGAAGCAGGCAGCCGTGGATCCATCCACAGGGAAGATAGACATCACCATCCTGACCACAGGACTGAGTGGTGCCGCCAGGAAACGAAAGGCAGAGATCACCCAGGCTCTCAAGAAAATCATACAGGGCAAGGGCAAGGTGTCCACCCTCAAACACCAAAAGTTGTACGAGGAATTCAGAGAAAATTCAGACTTT GCCATAACCAAGGACATGTTTGATGATGCCCTGAAGGAATTACAGGAGGAGGACTTCCTCATAGTCACCAACAAGCTGATTCGCCTTTGTCAATAA